The genomic region ATTCATTAACCTCCTTCTAACAGTTCTATATGGTTTTATAAGGTGCAACTGTTTTGTATTCAACTTCTTCTGCTTGAAAAAATAAAATTTTAGCTTTGATCTGAAAATACTTTTGTAAGTTATCTTCAGTAATGGCTTTCGAACTTTCATCAAAGGTTGTTTTGTAGTCACTACCGATAAACAAAGTTTTGTCAGATATCTGCAATGCATGACTAGGAAAATGAGTGTTTATTATGCAAGCAGATTTTTTATTTACATTTATATGTTTAATTGCCTCTATGATTCTAATTTGATTCTTCATATCCAGGTTTGACTCCGGTTCATCTAAAATAAGAAGTTTTGGATTAGAAACAAGAGCTCTCGCAATCATAACCATTTGAAGCTCTCCTCCGGATAGCTCATCACAGTATCTATTTGATAGCTTTTCAACTCCTAATTCTTTTAAAGTTTCATAAGCTTTATCATAATCTTCCTTCGTAGGGATATGGAAAAAACTGTTTTCCTTGTCTAAACCCATCACAACCATTTCTAAAACCCCATAACTAAACACACTTTTCTTAACTTGAGGAACATAACTTAAGTTTTCCCATAATTCTTTTTCTGCATATTCATTTATATCTTTGCCGAACAATAAGGCTTTTCCCGTGTCCCATTTTAAAAACCCCATAAGACACCTTAAGAAAGTAGTTTTACCCACCCCATTGGGTCCAAGAATGGACATTACTTCTTCTTCTTTTAAATCAAATGAAATATCTTTTAAAATTTTTCTCTTGTCATATGAAAAAGTACCTTTTTTAACTTGGAGTATCATCTTCTTTCTCCCGAATTCTTTCTAAGTATAGTTATGAATAATGGCGCACCTATAAATGCTGTTAATATTGAAATTGGAATTTCATTGCTTGTAGCTGCTCTTGCAAGGGTATCTATCAGTAATAAATAAATTGCTCCCATAACACAACAAGTTGGAATAAGGTACCTATTATCATTTCCGATAACCATTCTCGCCAAATGGGGAATTATTAAACCTATCCATCCTATAATTCCACATACAGAAACTGTAGTTGCAGTTATCAATGTTGAGAGTAAGATAACCACAATACGTAATTTTTTTACATTAATTCCTAAAGACCTAGCCTCATCAGAATCTAGAGATAAAAGATTCAATTTCCACCTTAATAGAAAGAAGCCGAAAATACAAGGTATTATTATTATTGAACAAATAACAAGGTCTCTATAGGATACACTTGCTAAACTTCCCAGCAACCACATAGTGATAGTTGGAAGCTTATCTTCCGGATCTGCTATATATTTAATAAATGATATTGAAGCATCAAATAGTGACTTTACAATTACTCCGGATAAAACTAACACATACAAATCTGTTCGTTTTTTTACTCTGGATAGGTTTAAAACTATATAAACTGCTAAAAGCCCCAGAAGCAAAGAAACATGCTGAGTCACTATCATGTCTAGGGATAATAATATAGATAAAGCCGCCCCAAAACCTGCTCCTGAAGACACCCCTAGTAAGTCCGGGCTAACTAAAGGGTTTGAAAAAACAGTTTGATATGCTGCTCCTGCCAGTGATAGCCCTGCACCTACTAAAACTGCCATAAGTATTCTAGGTAGTCTTATGTCAATTACTACACTAGTTTCATGTACGCCTAAGCCGCTAACATCTCCGGTTATTGTTTTGTATATAATCATAAATGCTTCATAGGGGCTAACCGGATATCTTCCTAAACAAATAAAAGTTAGTATTAAAAGCAATAGCAATACAAAGAGAACCAATATGCATAATTTTTTATTCTTAAAGAAACCTTTCCCCATTTATCCGCTCTTTCTAATTAATAGTTATATTATAGCACTTGCTATATTTGAAAGTCAAGGATATTGATACGCATATTCATCTTTAAAATGGTCATCATCATACTCTTCATATACATAATAATAATTTAACCTAAAATGCACATTACCAATGTACGCATCTACCATTGTTGTGTTAGCAGTCGGTTTTTTAGTGTAGGCTTAGATAGTTAGGCTTGCTGGCAAAAAAGATTCTTGGTAAGTAAATTCACTTTTGGCAATAACACATTTTTCATTTAGGTATGAACTACAAAATTCTAAAAACTTAGCTCCTAATTCATCTGCTAGCTCTCTTTGTGTGCTAGCCAAATCTACAAACTGATGTGCCTCGTGAGGTAGATCA from Campylobacter concisus harbors:
- a CDS encoding ABC transporter ATP-binding protein, whose amino-acid sequence is MILQVKKGTFSYDKRKILKDISFDLKEEEVMSILGPNGVGKTTFLRCLMGFLKWDTGKALLFGKDINEYAEKELWENLSYVPQVKKSVFSYGVLEMVVMGLDKENSFFHIPTKEDYDKAYETLKELGVEKLSNRYCDELSGGELQMVMIARALVSNPKLLILDEPESNLDMKNQIRIIEAIKHINVNKKSACIINTHFPSHALQISDKTLFIGSDYKTTFDESSKAITEDNLQKYFQIKAKILFFQAEEVEYKTVAPYKTI
- a CDS encoding FecCD family ABC transporter permease produces the protein MGKGFFKNKKLCILVLFVLLLLLILTFICLGRYPVSPYEAFMIIYKTITGDVSGLGVHETSVVIDIRLPRILMAVLVGAGLSLAGAAYQTVFSNPLVSPDLLGVSSGAGFGAALSILLSLDMIVTQHVSLLLGLLAVYIVLNLSRVKKRTDLYVLVLSGVIVKSLFDASISFIKYIADPEDKLPTITMWLLGSLASVSYRDLVICSIIIIPCIFGFFLLRWKLNLLSLDSDEARSLGINVKKLRIVVILLSTLITATTVSVCGIIGWIGLIIPHLARMVIGNDNRYLIPTCCVMGAIYLLLIDTLARAATSNEIPISILTAFIGAPLFITILRKNSGERR